In one Corythoichthys intestinalis isolate RoL2023-P3 chromosome 16, ASM3026506v1, whole genome shotgun sequence genomic region, the following are encoded:
- the LOC130931842 gene encoding medium-chain acyl-CoA ligase ACSF2, mitochondrial-like isoform X1, with amino-acid sequence MSSLVCLRRCAESVRRARGLERSAAWNLNWLQGHRWLHVDHPPCRPSLSSSYAHGASAVSLLSMTVGQSLENAARRWPEREAVVFPEDGIRKTFVDFQRDVDEAAAGLLALGLQRGDRLGIWGPNMYEWILFQYATAKAGIIQVSLNPAYQPKEVEFTLRKVQCKAVLCPSSFKTQNFCEMLRQICPEIDTATPGDIHSARLPDLRAVIVTDRREAGMLHVDDVFQAAESRHRRQLSELHGKLSCDDAINIQFTSGTTGDPKGVTLSHHNVVNNAYFLGLRAGYDWRPSVRVCMPVPLYHCFGSVVGGMCMAMHGLTLVFPSTAYDSRANLEAMHKEKCTFIYGTPTMFADLLGLTDLEKYDLSSMEGGIMAASPCAPELVAKVREKLHMKELMIGYGTTENSPVTFLGFPLDNDDLKLHTVGCVMHHVEAKVVDVDTGETVPLGATGELLIRGSCVMHGYWDEPNKTREVVGPDRWYRTGDVASLNALGYCSIEGRIKDMIIRGGENIYPADIERFLYTHHKVLDVQVRASLCEFFMNLDVNTSKVVGVKDDRLGEQVCACVRLREGQTCSADEIRTFCKGQISHFKIPHYVVFVDNFPMTASRKIKKNVLKADMEKHLGLSV; translated from the exons ATGTCTTCACTGGTTTGTTTGCGGCGGTGTGCTGAAAGCGTCCGACGGGCGCGTGGACTTGAACGCAGCGCAGCGTGGAATTTGAACTGGCTTCAGGGACATCG GTGGCTTCACGTGGACCACCCTCCGTGCCGACCGTCCTTAAGTAGCAGCTACGCCCACGGAGCGTCGGCAGTCTCGCTGCTCTCCATGACAGTAGGCCAGAGCCTGGAGAATGCCGCCCGTCGATGGCCGGAGCGTGAAGCTGTAGTCTTCCCTGAAGATGGCATCAGGAAAACTTTTGTGGATTTTCAGCGGGAT GTGGACGAGGCAGCCGCGGGGCTGCTGGCTCTAGGCCTGCAGCGAGGCGATCGTCTTGGCATTTGGGGTCCTAACATGTACGAGTGGATCCTCTTCCAGTACGCCACGGCCAAGGCGGGAATCATACAG GTGTCCTTAAACCCGGCCTATCAGCCGAAGGAAGTCGAGTTCACGCTCAGAAAG GTGCAATGTAAGGCCGTACTGTGTCCCAGTAGCTTCAAGACACAAAACTTTTGCGAGATGCTGCGACAGATCTGCCCGGAGATTGACACTGCGACACCAGGCGACATCCATAGCGCCAG GTTGCCAGACCTGCGCGCGGTGATCGTGACAGACCGACGCGAGGCGGGAATGCTGCACGTGGACGACGTCTTCCAAGCGGCGGAGAGTCGCCACCGCCGCCAGCTGAGCGAGCTTCACGGCAAGCTGTCGTGCGACGACGCCATTAACATTCAGTTTACCTCT GGCACAACCGGCGACCCCAAGGGCGTGACGCTGTCTCACCACAACGTGGTCAACAACGCCTACTTCCTGGGGCTGCGAGCGGGTTACGACTGGAGG CCGTCGGTGCGCGTTTGTATGCCCGTTCCGTTGTATCACTGCTTTGGCTCAGTGGTGGGCGGCATGTGCATGGCCATGCACGGCCTCACCCTGGTCTTCCCCTCCACCGCCTACGACAGCCGAGCCAACCTGGAAGCCATGCACAAGGAGAA GTGCACTTTCATCTACGGCACTCCCACCATGTTCGCAGACCTGCTAGGCCTGACGGATCTGGAAAAGTACGATTTGTCCTCAATGGAAGGCG GCATCATGGCGGCGTCCCCCTGTGCCCCCGAGTTGGTGGCCAAAGTGAGGGAAAAGCTGCACATGAAGGAGCTCATG ATCGGCTACGGCACCACAGAGAACAGCCCCGTCACCTTCTTGGGGTTCCCGCTGGACAACGACGATCTAAAGCTGCACACGGTCGGCTGCGTCATGCACCACGTCGAG GCCAAAGTGGTGGACGTTGACACGGGTGAGACGGTGCCGCTCGGTGCCACGGGAGAGCTGCTGATCCGGGGCAGCTGCGTCATGCATGGCTACTGGGACGAGCCTAACAAGACCCGTGAGGTGGTCGGACCGGACCGCTGGTACAGAACTGG CGACGTGGCGAGCCTGAACGCGCTGGGTTACTGCTCCATCGAGGGTCGCATCAAAGACATGATCATCCGCGGTGGCGAAAACATCTACCCGGCTGACATCGAGCGTTTCCTCTACACTCACCACAAAGTGCTCGACGTGCAGGTACGGGCGTCTTTGTGTGAGTTTTTCATGAATCTTGATGTAAACACGTCCAAGGTGGTGGGCGTCAAAGATGATCGACTCGGGGAGCAGGTGTGCGCTTGCGTCAGGCTCAGGGAAGGACAAACGTGCTCGGCGGATGAGATCAGAACCTTCTGCAAAGGCCAG ATTTCCCACTTCAAAATCCCTCATTACGTGGTTTTTGTGGATAACTTCCCCATGACGGCCTCCAGAAAG
- the LOC130931842 gene encoding medium-chain acyl-CoA ligase ACSF2, mitochondrial-like isoform X2 — protein MSSLVCLRRCAESVRRARGLERSAAWNLNWLQGHRWLHVDHPPCRPSLSSSYAHGASAVSLLSMTVGQSLENAARRWPEREAVVFPEDGIRKTFVDFQRDVDEAAAGLLALGLQRGDRLGIWGPNMYEWILFQYATAKAGIIQVSLNPAYQPKEVEFTLRKVQCKAVLCPSSFKTQNFCEMLRQICPEIDTATPGDIHSARLPDLRAVIVTDRREAGMLHVDDVFQAAESRHRRQLSELHGKLSCDDAINIQFTSGTTGDPKGVTLSHHNVVNNAYFLGLRAGYDWRPSVRVCMPVPLYHCFGSVVGGMCMAMHGLTLVFPSTAYDSRANLEAMHKEKCTFIYGTPTMFADLLGLTDLEKYDLSSMEGGIMAASPCAPELVAKVREKLHMKELMIGYGTTENSPVTFLGFPLDNDDLKLHTVGCVMHHVEAKVVDVDTGETVPLGATGELLIRGSCVMHGYWDEPNKTREVVGPDRWYRTGDVASLNALGYCSIEGRIKDMIIRGGENIYPADIERFLYTHHKVLDVQVVGVKDDRLGEQVCACVRLREGQTCSADEIRTFCKGQISHFKIPHYVVFVDNFPMTASRKIKKNVLKADMEKHLGLSV, from the exons ATGTCTTCACTGGTTTGTTTGCGGCGGTGTGCTGAAAGCGTCCGACGGGCGCGTGGACTTGAACGCAGCGCAGCGTGGAATTTGAACTGGCTTCAGGGACATCG GTGGCTTCACGTGGACCACCCTCCGTGCCGACCGTCCTTAAGTAGCAGCTACGCCCACGGAGCGTCGGCAGTCTCGCTGCTCTCCATGACAGTAGGCCAGAGCCTGGAGAATGCCGCCCGTCGATGGCCGGAGCGTGAAGCTGTAGTCTTCCCTGAAGATGGCATCAGGAAAACTTTTGTGGATTTTCAGCGGGAT GTGGACGAGGCAGCCGCGGGGCTGCTGGCTCTAGGCCTGCAGCGAGGCGATCGTCTTGGCATTTGGGGTCCTAACATGTACGAGTGGATCCTCTTCCAGTACGCCACGGCCAAGGCGGGAATCATACAG GTGTCCTTAAACCCGGCCTATCAGCCGAAGGAAGTCGAGTTCACGCTCAGAAAG GTGCAATGTAAGGCCGTACTGTGTCCCAGTAGCTTCAAGACACAAAACTTTTGCGAGATGCTGCGACAGATCTGCCCGGAGATTGACACTGCGACACCAGGCGACATCCATAGCGCCAG GTTGCCAGACCTGCGCGCGGTGATCGTGACAGACCGACGCGAGGCGGGAATGCTGCACGTGGACGACGTCTTCCAAGCGGCGGAGAGTCGCCACCGCCGCCAGCTGAGCGAGCTTCACGGCAAGCTGTCGTGCGACGACGCCATTAACATTCAGTTTACCTCT GGCACAACCGGCGACCCCAAGGGCGTGACGCTGTCTCACCACAACGTGGTCAACAACGCCTACTTCCTGGGGCTGCGAGCGGGTTACGACTGGAGG CCGTCGGTGCGCGTTTGTATGCCCGTTCCGTTGTATCACTGCTTTGGCTCAGTGGTGGGCGGCATGTGCATGGCCATGCACGGCCTCACCCTGGTCTTCCCCTCCACCGCCTACGACAGCCGAGCCAACCTGGAAGCCATGCACAAGGAGAA GTGCACTTTCATCTACGGCACTCCCACCATGTTCGCAGACCTGCTAGGCCTGACGGATCTGGAAAAGTACGATTTGTCCTCAATGGAAGGCG GCATCATGGCGGCGTCCCCCTGTGCCCCCGAGTTGGTGGCCAAAGTGAGGGAAAAGCTGCACATGAAGGAGCTCATG ATCGGCTACGGCACCACAGAGAACAGCCCCGTCACCTTCTTGGGGTTCCCGCTGGACAACGACGATCTAAAGCTGCACACGGTCGGCTGCGTCATGCACCACGTCGAG GCCAAAGTGGTGGACGTTGACACGGGTGAGACGGTGCCGCTCGGTGCCACGGGAGAGCTGCTGATCCGGGGCAGCTGCGTCATGCATGGCTACTGGGACGAGCCTAACAAGACCCGTGAGGTGGTCGGACCGGACCGCTGGTACAGAACTGG CGACGTGGCGAGCCTGAACGCGCTGGGTTACTGCTCCATCGAGGGTCGCATCAAAGACATGATCATCCGCGGTGGCGAAAACATCTACCCGGCTGACATCGAGCGTTTCCTCTACACTCACCACAAAGTGCTCGACGTGCAG GTGGTGGGCGTCAAAGATGATCGACTCGGGGAGCAGGTGTGCGCTTGCGTCAGGCTCAGGGAAGGACAAACGTGCTCGGCGGATGAGATCAGAACCTTCTGCAAAGGCCAG ATTTCCCACTTCAAAATCCCTCATTACGTGGTTTTTGTGGATAACTTCCCCATGACGGCCTCCAGAAAG